One Bosea sp. 685 DNA segment encodes these proteins:
- a CDS encoding M15 family metallopeptidase yields the protein MKLNWRLGWIGCLLLVALAPARGGEALPDGFIRLREIAPGIRQDIRYASAFNFTGAAVAGYGRADCVLTRAAGQALIRVEARLGTSGYALKLFDCYRPARAVRAFLAWAQDGKASDFGRIFHPDISKDMLVARGFIASVSSHSRGSTVDVGLVSRVEPVLPTPVGGGRCDGALQQRPQETSLDLGTSFDCFSVRSAGRDPSVGADALRHRTILRDAMKAEGFRGYGREWWHFTLANEPFPKTIFDFAIE from the coding sequence ATGAAGCTCAACTGGCGGCTCGGTTGGATCGGTTGCCTGCTCCTGGTCGCGCTTGCCCCCGCTCGGGGCGGCGAGGCGCTGCCGGACGGCTTCATCCGCCTGCGCGAGATCGCTCCCGGGATACGCCAGGACATCCGCTACGCATCCGCCTTTAATTTCACCGGTGCAGCTGTCGCCGGCTATGGCCGTGCCGATTGCGTGCTGACCCGGGCGGCAGGGCAGGCCTTGATCCGCGTGGAGGCGCGGCTGGGCACGTCCGGCTATGCGCTGAAACTGTTCGATTGCTACCGGCCGGCGCGGGCGGTCCGGGCCTTTCTGGCCTGGGCGCAGGATGGGAAGGCGAGCGATTTCGGGCGGATCTTCCATCCCGATATTTCCAAGGACATGCTGGTCGCGCGCGGCTTCATCGCCTCGGTGTCGAGCCATTCGCGCGGTTCGACCGTCGATGTCGGCCTCGTCAGCCGCGTTGAGCCTGTCTTGCCGACGCCCGTGGGTGGTGGGCGTTGCGATGGTGCCCTCCAGCAGCGCCCGCAGGAAACGAGCCTCGATCTTGGGACGAGCTTCGACTGCTTTTCCGTAAGAAGCGCCGGCCGCGATCCGTCAGTCGGCGCGGACGCGCTCAGGCACAGGACGATCCTGCGGGACGCGATGAAGGCCGAGGGGTTTCGCGGCTATGGCCGCGAATGGTGGCATTTCACCCTGGCGAACGAGCCCTTTCCGAAAACGATCTTCGATTTCGCGATCGAATGA
- a CDS encoding flagellar motor protein MotB, with protein sequence MAKKKRGAHGGHGWFVTFADLMALLMAFFVMVAAYSSQDKNKMQIVAGSMREAFGTQKDMRLAGIVEVDGIPTKTHIKNAYIRPLEDASDTTAPNHNNQKEDGLIAATHDRGFALAAASLRQALREMPEIAEVSRNILVEVSEAGIDIQLVDQDGRAMFAEGSSQPNERMRKVLAAVAPSLRRMPNKITLTGHTATPRPGQSPEGDPWTLSVGRAAAVREILANAGVPNERFASVTGKGDTDPLIKDNPYLAFNRRVGIVLKADAPPLPFGAKP encoded by the coding sequence GTGGCGAAGAAGAAGCGCGGAGCTCATGGCGGTCACGGCTGGTTCGTGACCTTCGCCGATCTGATGGCGCTTCTGATGGCGTTCTTCGTCATGGTCGCGGCCTATTCGAGCCAGGACAAGAACAAGATGCAGATCGTCGCGGGCTCGATGCGCGAGGCCTTCGGCACGCAAAAGGACATGCGGCTGGCCGGTATCGTCGAGGTCGACGGCATCCCGACCAAGACCCATATCAAGAACGCCTATATCCGGCCGCTGGAGGACGCCTCCGACACGACCGCGCCCAACCACAACAACCAGAAGGAAGACGGGCTGATCGCGGCGACGCATGATCGTGGTTTCGCGCTTGCCGCTGCCTCGCTGCGCCAGGCCTTGCGCGAGATGCCGGAGATCGCGGAAGTCTCGCGCAACATCCTGGTCGAGGTCTCGGAAGCCGGCATCGACATTCAACTGGTCGATCAGGACGGCCGCGCCATGTTCGCGGAAGGCTCGAGCCAGCCCAATGAACGGATGCGCAAGGTGCTCGCGGCGGTGGCGCCCTCATTGAGGCGCATGCCCAACAAGATCACGCTGACCGGCCATACCGCGACGCCGCGCCCGGGCCAGTCGCCGGAGGGCGATCCCTGGACGTTGTCGGTCGGCCGAGCCGCGGCCGTGCGCGAGATCCTGGCCAATGCTGGCGTGCCCAATGAGCGCTTCGCCTCGGTCACCGGCAAGGGCGATACCGACCCGCTGATCAAGGACAACCCTTACCTCGCCTTCAACCGCCGCGTCGGCATCGTGCTGAAGGCGGATGCGCCGCCCTTGCCGTTCGGGGCTAAGCCCTAA
- a CDS encoding motility protein A, with protein MDIATGVGILAGIATICSLIIIDGGNFAAYYDKHAMIIIFGGATAATMVRFPFSVIAHGLPMGLRFAFTLRSVNPRELIEEITRVAEIARKSGPVALESVVVSDTFLAQGLRYIADGYDKDFIRDTMERDRDNFLQRLDEGSKVYRAIGDCAPAWGMVGTIIGMVSMFANMSDPSKLGPAMATALLATLYGALVANMITLPIADKLHIKLEEEEISRTLIIDGVLQMRDAKSATLVREMLLAYLPDHHRAEMAEAA; from the coding sequence ATGGATATCGCAACTGGCGTCGGCATCCTTGCCGGTATCGCCACGATCTGCTCGCTGATCATCATCGATGGCGGCAACTTCGCTGCCTATTACGACAAGCACGCCATGATCATCATTTTCGGCGGCGCTACCGCCGCCACCATGGTGCGGTTCCCGTTCTCGGTGATCGCGCATGGCCTGCCGATGGGCCTGCGCTTTGCCTTCACCCTGCGCTCGGTCAATCCGCGCGAGCTGATCGAGGAGATCACCCGCGTCGCCGAGATCGCCCGCAAGAGCGGGCCGGTGGCTCTGGAAAGCGTCGTGGTTTCCGACACGTTCCTCGCGCAGGGGCTGCGCTATATCGCCGACGGCTACGACAAGGATTTCATCCGCGACACGATGGAGCGCGACCGCGACAACTTCCTGCAGCGGCTCGACGAAGGCTCGAAGGTCTATCGCGCCATCGGCGACTGCGCCCCGGCCTGGGGCATGGTCGGCACCATTATCGGCATGGTCTCGATGTTCGCCAATATGAGCGACCCGTCCAAGCTCGGCCCGGCGATGGCGACGGCCCTGCTCGCCACGCTCTACGGCGCGCTGGTCGCCAACATGATCACCCTGCCGATCGCCGACAAGCTGCATATCAAGCTCGAAGAGGAGGAAATCTCGCGCACGCTGATCATCGACGGCGTGCTCCAGATGCGCGACGCCAAGAGCGCGACGCTGGTGCGTGAGATGCTGCTCGCCTATCTGCCCGACCATCATCGGGCGGAGATGGCGGAAGCGGCGTGA
- a CDS encoding CAP domain-containing protein, which yields MFCFPRGERKALAVTCPALLAGALAVLNLAGCTEAPRASQPAFYRDLGSAFARVDAGEARAMISAYRMNAGLNALTLDPALNAAAQEEASAMAAADKPAQAEAVKARLARAGQEGAEANLSAGYRRLAEAFSGWRDSPQHDRVMKTPGATRMGIATAYAPGSKYQVYWALILAP from the coding sequence ATGTTTTGTTTCCCACGCGGCGAGCGAAAAGCTCTCGCCGTGACCTGTCCTGCCTTGCTCGCCGGCGCGCTCGCGGTCCTGAACCTCGCCGGCTGTACGGAAGCCCCCCGCGCCAGCCAGCCGGCCTTCTATCGCGATCTCGGCTCGGCCTTTGCCCGCGTCGACGCAGGCGAGGCGCGCGCCATGATCTCGGCCTATCGGATGAATGCCGGGCTGAACGCGCTGACGCTCGACCCGGCCCTCAACGCCGCGGCCCAGGAAGAGGCGAGCGCGATGGCGGCCGCCGACAAGCCGGCCCAGGCGGAAGCCGTGAAGGCGCGCCTCGCCCGTGCCGGACAGGAGGGGGCGGAAGCCAATCTCTCGGCCGGCTATCGCCGGCTGGCGGAAGCCTTCTCCGGCTGGCGCGATTCGCCCCAGCACGACCGCGTCATGAAGACACCGGGCGCGACCCGCATGGGTATTGCGACCGCCTATGCGCCGGGCTCGAAATATCAGGTCTACTGGGCGCTGATCCTCGCGCCCTGA